A segment of the Deltaproteobacteria bacterium genome:
CGGGCTGCCCGTCCAGCGCGCCCGGCGAAAGGATGACGAAGAAGTTGGGCTGCAGGCTGTCCCAGGCCACGCGCCGGGTATTGGTGACGGTGGCGCTGAAGGGCAGCCCGCCGACGTCGAAGGTCAGGGAGTCGCCCAGCGCCAGCCCGAGGGCCGCCGCGTACTCTTCCTCCAGCGACGCGGATGGAGCGGCGCCGGCGGACCACCACTTGCCGTCCACCACGACGTTGTGGGCGGGCAGGTCCGCCAGGAACGTGAGGTTGCGTTCGCGCAGGATTCCGGGCCGGCTCCGGCCGCCGGGGCCATCCCGGTCGTCGTCCGGGTCTTCCCGGCGCTCACGCCGTTGCCACTGCCCGGCCGCGATGCCGTTGACCGCGGTGATGCGGCCGCGGATCATCGGGAACATCCTGCCGTCGTAGCCGGCGCGGGCCTTCAGCAGGGTTTCGACCGCGTCCACCTCGGCCGGCGCCACGTTCATCACGAACTGGTTGGGTGCGCGCTCCGGTATGCGCGCCTGCCATTCGTCGATGAGCGCCGTGCGCACCAGCAGCATGATCAGCAGCAGCATGACGGCCACGCCGAAGACCACGATCTGCCCCACGTTCTCGCGGTGGCGGCGGTGCAGGCCCGCCAGGGCCAAGCGCCAGACGCTGCCGGCCTGCATGCCCAGGGCGCGACCGCCGCGCAGCAGGACCAGCGCCAGCCCGGTGAACACGGTGACGGTCACGGCCGCTCCGGCCAGCGCCCATCCCGTCAGCGTGGCGTCGCCGCTGTACCACACCAGCAGGCCCAGGCCGCCGGCAGCGGCGCAGCCGTAGGTCAACGCCGAGGCCGTTGCCGGCGCCAGGTCCCGGCGGATGACGCGCATGGGCGAAACCCCGCGCAGGCGCAGGAGCGGCGGCAGGCCGAACGCCAGCACGCAGATGAAGCCGCTGAGAAGACCCACCCACATGGGCCGTGCCCCCGGTAGCGGCAGCGATACCGGCAGGAAGCCGCGGAGCGCCGCGATGATGCCGAAGTGGGCCAGGGCGCCCAGGGCTAGGCCGGCCAGGGCGCCCGCCACGCCGATGATCAGGAGCACGAGGGTGTAGCCCCACTGTACCTGCCCCGGCGTGGCGCCCAGGGTCTTCAGCACGGCCACGTGGTCGTAGTGCCGGCGGGCGTAACGACGGGCGCTCAAGGCTACGGCGACGCCCGCCAACAGCACCGTCAGCAGGCCGCCGAGCAGCAGGAAGCTCTCCGCGCGCCCCAGGGCGCTGTCGATGCGGGCGTTGGCGGAGCGCACGTCGCGCCAGCGGTAGCCGGGCGCCAGCTCGTCGCGGATGGCGTCGTGGAGCGAGCGCAGCGCGTCGTCACCGCCCGCCAGTAGCAGGCGGTAGCGGATGCGGCTGCCGGGCTGGATCACCCGCGTGGCCGGGAGGTCCTCCGCGCGCATCAGGAGCCGCGGCGCGAACCCCAGGAAGCCGCCGCCCCGGTCCGGCTCCGAAGCCAGCACGGCCGCCACCGTGAAGTCGGCGTAGCCGACGGAGACCGTGTCGCCCACCTTGACGCCCAGGGCCGGAAACAGGCGTGAGTCCAGCCAGACCTCGCCCGGGGCCGGCAG
Coding sequences within it:
- a CDS encoding ABC transporter permease, which encodes MSLSLALRLALRDWRAGELRLLLAALLLAVGAVTAVSLFVDRLQRALVAESASLLGADRVIDASRPVPQRFRDLAAARGLAVADVIRFPSMASADATGRSRLASVKAATPGYPLRGTLRVADEPFGRGRRTDGLPAPGEVWLDSRLFPALGVKVGDTVSVGYADFTVAAVLASEPDRGGGFLGFAPRLLMRAEDLPATRVIQPGSRIRYRLLLAGGDDALRSLHDAIRDELAPGYRWRDVRSANARIDSALGRAESFLLLGGLLTVLLAGVAVALSARRYARRHYDHVAVLKTLGATPGQVQWGYTLVLLIIGVAGALAGLALGALAHFGIIAALRGFLPVSLPLPGARPMWVGLLSGFICVLAFGLPPLLRLRGVSPMRVIRRDLAPATASALTYGCAAAGGLGLLVWYSGDATLTGWALAGAAVTVTVFTGLALVLLRGGRALGMQAGSVWRLALAGLHRRHRENVGQIVVFGVAVMLLLIMLLVRTALIDEWQARIPERAPNQFVMNVAPAEVDAVETLLKARAGYDGRMFPMIRGRITAVNGIAAGQWQRRERREDPDDDRDGPGGRSRPGILRERNLTFLADLPAHNVVVDGKWWSAGAAPSASLEEEYAAALGLALGDSLTFDVGGLPFSATVTNTRRVAWDSLQPNFFVILSPGALDGQPATYMTSFHLPSERKAFLNELLSRHPTVSVIDVDQLITHLRRIITHVAQAVELVLALVLCAGLLVLIASIQSGRDQRLKELALLRALGGTRRLITGALVAEFAALGAFAGLVAVIGAEITTFTLNRFVFELPTSLHPQIWAVGPLFGILMVTAVGYLGTRRLVHTPPATALREL